The genomic DNA gttttcctgaagaaaaattCCATGGGGACTGTACCTGACCCTTTGAGATCGGCTAAAACTTCCTTGATCACAGCTTCTGGAAAAGAAGAGGATCTAGGAGAAGTGCAGCCTGCCTCACCTCGGCCTCAACCAGCCCTCCTCTGTAAGAGCACCAATGGCCTTTCTGGCCCTCCTGAAGAGCCAGTCCTCAGCTCCAGGGCAGCTGCTGAGGCCCTGATGCAGGCTTTCGAGCATGAGACCACCCAGCCAGACATGTCTTCTCCTGGTATCTTCAATGAGGTGGAAAAGGCGTCTCCTCCATGCAACTCTCCTGGCAATACCCAGCTGCCAGGAAGCAGCGAGCCCACAGCACCAGCTCCGTGTTCTGCAGCAGGAAAGGATGTTCTAGACGAAGCATTTACAATGCCAGCCAATCAGCACACCCAGCAGGGCATCCCAGGTGACCAGCTCCATGCCAGCCCCTCGGCAGGACCTGAGGATACGCTGCTGAAAACACAGAGACCCTCAGATGGGGAGCATCCTGAAAAGTCAAGTTGTCCTGTGGGCAGCAGCCGGGGCAACAGCAAAGTTCAAGTGCCCTGTGATTTCCCTTCTCGAGAAACAGTCCAGGGACTGATGCAAACTGCAAATACAGTGGCCAGGGAGTTGAGCCACACCTCCTCTCCTGTTGGCAGACCTGAAGGGGAAAGGCCGGGAGCCATTCACGACTCCCAGACAAGGTCCTGTGAATCTCCAGCAAGAGAAGACGCATGTTCTGGGCACAAACAGCCCTTGGCCACCCCCTCGGACAGCCAGGCTGTGACTTCTCTACCACCCCACCTCACTAGCCAAGGGTCCACATTTCCTCCAGATCTGGGAAAGGGGCCGCTGCCCTCACAGCACCAGGTGTCAAGGTTCAAAGAAGCAAGTACAATGACCAGCCACGCTGCAGGTGAGGTCGGGGAAGTTCCCAGCAGGGCTCGGCAAGATGCCGAGGTGCAGGCGGTGGCGAGTGTCGAGAGTAGGTCGGTCTCCACCAGCCCCAGCATCCTCACTGCGTTCTTAAAGGAGATCCCCGTTCCTGAGCGTGTAGAGCCACAGGAGCGGCTGCGTGTCGTTTGCCGCGGCGGCGGCCATGGGAGCCACACACTGGAGCTGTCTGACGACATCCTAGCCCCCCCGGAGTCGAGCCAGTCCCCTGGCATCATGCCAGAGGTGCACATCCAGGCAGCGGTTTCCACCGCTTGCCACGGGGAATGTAAACAGGTGAGCCTACCAGGTGAGCGCCTGCAAATCTCCTCGATCACTGTGGCACCCGGGAATGCTCTGGTTATGTGTGAGGAAGACGGGAGGTCCGCAGGAATGACGCCGATGAGGGAGGAGCCCACCTCCAAACAGCTTCCAGGTGGGAATTCTGGCGCCCGGAAGGCTAGCCCCACCGACCAGATTTCCATCCGCGCGGGAAGTCAAACTGAAACAGATCGTGATTTGGGGAAATTTGAAACCAGGCCATCTGAGTTTGCAGTGAAAACCACAGATGGTCCCCAAACAAACCCAGATTGCAAACTCTCTGACTCTTGCGGCCCTGCCAGCAAAGCCAACCAGCCCGGGAGCTGGGCTCCCGCGGACAAAGAAGATGCAAAAGAGCAGCAGGCAGCATCTCCGCACGCAGACAAACAACAGGAGTGTCGGGGCCCCGCTAGCCTCGATGCCAGGGCCGGCGCAGAGGCCAAAACCCTGCTGCTCAATCCTGCATCTCAAGACAGTGGCGGCGCGTGGTCAGCTGCCAGTCCGACGCCGTCCCCGGTCAGGAAGAACCAGGAGGGTACCTTGGAAGAAAACCGGCAGACCAAGCCGGCCACCAGCCTGAGCCTGCCGTCTGATTCCCTGGGTGACTCCAGTCCAGGTTCCGGCAAGCGGACCCCTTCTCGCCTGGTCAAAGCCAGCCCGCGCCGCGCCAGCCGCGTCAGTGAGTTCCTCAAGGAGCAGAAGTTAAATGTGACGGCGGCGGCCGCGCAGGTGGGATTCACCCCCGGAGACAAGAAAAAGCCGCTGGGCGCCGACTCCAAGCTCAAACAGTCCAAGCGCGTCAGGGACGTCGTGTGGGACGAGCAGGGCATGACCTGGGAAGTGTATGGCGCCTCCCTGGACCCGGAGTCCCTGGGTATCGCAATCCAGAACCATCTACAAAGACAGATCAGGGAACACGAGAAATTAATCAAAGCTCAAAGCGGCCAGACCCGGAGATCCATTTCCTCAGATACTTCTTCCAATAAAAAGCTCAAAGGAAGGCAGCACAGCGTCTTGCAGTCCATGCTGCAGAACTTTCGACGCCCCAACTGCTGTGTCCGTCCTGCCCCTTCTTCTGTATTAGATTGAAAGGGAACGTGTGTATGGGAGCCTTTGTGCACAGTTACGGCATTCCCAAGTGTCTGTGTATGCCAGAGCTCACTTAGTTATTTTCCGGGAGACCAGGAGGAGAAAGCAAGTATTAACTATAGAAGTTGCTATGAAGCATTGTTGGGTCCTTTGGTtggggctcaataaatataaatatttcaatttgaaagaaagaacaagagaaactAAGAAAGCTTCACTGAAGTTTAATGACCTTAACTAAGAGGAGATAATATTCACTGGGTTTTTTTATTCTGATGTTGCTTCTGGAACTAGCATTGTCATTAAACATGTGTCATTTTGTATTACTGCCTCAGTTTATCACACTGTGGTGTTTCCATTGAAATCCCtgcttaatattaaaaatagcaaaaacactACTAGCAAAAACACTGTTAGACTTTCTAGTCGTATTGCAATAAGAATGCCATGAccacagaaaatttaaacagatgataagaactaaaatgtaaaaaatgtgaaacaaatttTGACTCACTCTTAGGCCAGATGACGTTAAGTGAAAgtatttaaatgcataaaatacaaaacatgaattaatatttgtaaacatCTGCAGATAACTGTTTTGTAAATCTTGTTATACCGTTAATAAATGTAAGAAAGGTATGTTAGGAAAATTAGCTAAGCTTTTGAATATGAATACTGCCCACATAAAACATGAatttatatatacagatatcCCCTGCACTGAAGGCAAGGGGCATCTCTATGATTCTGACTAgattaaattcatatttctttagAGGAAGTACATCGACCGAAACCGAGTTCTTAGGAGTCATAGAATTATTAATAATACTAAAGTTTGTGTTGTACAGGTGTTCTCCAAAAACATTCTACTGAAAGTGTTAAGGTTTCAGTAAGGAATTATAAATAGCCAGTTTACCACTCTCTTTTCTGTGttgaaaaaaagaactaacaAAAGCAATATATTTAATTTCGACTCCTGTAAACAGGATGCagtctctatttttcttttgacttgctTGGTCAATAGCTACTTGTTCAGTAGCTTCTAATAGAAATGTAGTCAACACCAAATGGAACAGAAGCTTCCTCACAGTTTTTGTTATGCAGACGAATATTATCTAATTGCTAAGTTTCTAATCTGTAGTAAAAGGTAACCCGTGCGAACTTAActgattttaagagaaatacCATCATATTCCATCCTTCAAATCCAATAACAGAGGCCTTTACTAAAACGTTGTTTGAGCTTCGGGCGGGCTATAGTTTTTGAGAACGTTAAGTGTCTGTTTGAGCTCAGCCTGCACCTGTCCTCAGGAGCATGTCCTTCATACCAGTGAGTGTCTTGCAGGGCACTGGGCTGGGATGACCGGCAGTGGCTTGAGAGCTGGGGGAGTGTGGAAGAGGGAAATGAGATAGGGTCCTGGAAAAGTTTCCCCTCCTAGATTTATTGTAGAGATATCGCTGGTCTCCACCTTGCATTTAGAAAATCAGATTGTTCAATGTGGGAGGGGTGTCGCTGGTTGCCTTGTCTGAACTCGTTCCCCTTGACGAGCCAGAAAAGAGTGTCTGGCCATGGTATTCTTTCTGGAGACTCACAAATGCCATTGGTGCAGGAAGCTCACACTCTCtgttttggcctttttttttttttaattctcttttgcaGATTCTGCATATCTAGGGAAGAATCGTACCTGAACTTTAACACCACATGCTAAACTGGGCACAACCCAAATTAGTATATAGCCATTGGTTTCTTTCAAAGCAATTGGAGTGTGTATGAAGACTGCCTAAATAGACTCCAGTCACAGCGCTCCCAGAGCCTAAGAATGGTAAAATTACAGTTGTTATTCTTGGAACTTAACAATGAGTTTTTTAATGAGgtgcatttttctgtttcttaccaATTGGCCTCTTTTAAGAACACTCCCTGAGGTAGAATTTGCCGTCAAATTATTATTAATGGTTAGAGATTTAGTCTAAAACTCTCTCTCTTGGTCCTGAGTACCCATTCGTAGTAGTGTTCGTGTGGCTTTCGTTGGAGCTGCCTCGGCCAGGGTGTAAtctcactccccccaccccttcctccctgcctgtctccctcccacGTTGGCATACGTGCTGTGTATCCGCAGAGAACACCCTGTGTACACAGCAGCAGCTGTCGGCAGTACCCGCTCCAGATGGGTGGGCCCCAGGTAATCCTCTGCAGGGAAGTGGCTAGAACAGGCTGTTCCCACATTAAAAtcggagaaaaagaagaatttagcATCTGGTAATAATATGTATTTTCGTGAGTTTGGAGTAAGCACGTGAATTATAAATAGCTAAagttaaattataaatttgtaattctaaatttataaattataaaatttatgaattaTAAAT from Ailuropoda melanoleuca isolate Jingjing chromosome 11, ASM200744v2, whole genome shotgun sequence includes the following:
- the GPRIN3 gene encoding G protein-regulated inducer of neurite outgrowth 3, with translation MGTVPDPLRSAKTSLITASGKEEDLGEVQPASPRPQPALLCKSTNGLSGPPEEPVLSSRAAAEALMQAFEHETTQPDMSSPGIFNEVEKASPPCNSPGNTQLPGSSEPTAPAPCSAAGKDVLDEAFTMPANQHTQQGIPGDQLHASPSAGPEDTLLKTQRPSDGEHPEKSSCPVGSSRGNSKVQVPCDFPSRETVQGLMQTANTVARELSHTSSPVGRPEGERPGAIHDSQTRSCESPAREDACSGHKQPLATPSDSQAVTSLPPHLTSQGSTFPPDLGKGPLPSQHQVSRFKEASTMTSHAAGEVGEVPSRARQDAEVQAVASVESRSVSTSPSILTAFLKEIPVPERVEPQERLRVVCRGGGHGSHTLELSDDILAPPESSQSPGIMPEVHIQAAVSTACHGECKQVSLPGERLQISSITVAPGNALVMCEEDGRSAGMTPMREEPTSKQLPGGNSGARKASPTDQISIRAGSQTETDRDLGKFETRPSEFAVKTTDGPQTNPDCKLSDSCGPASKANQPGSWAPADKEDAKEQQAASPHADKQQECRGPASLDARAGAEAKTLLLNPASQDSGGAWSAASPTPSPVRKNQEGTLEENRQTKPATSLSLPSDSLGDSSPGSGKRTPSRLVKASPRRASRVSEFLKEQKLNVTAAAAQVGFTPGDKKKPLGADSKLKQSKRVRDVVWDEQGMTWEVYGASLDPESLGIAIQNHLQRQIREHEKLIKAQSGQTRRSISSDTSSNKKLKGRQHSVLQSMLQNFRRPNCCVRPAPSSVLD